A section of the Osmia lignaria lignaria isolate PbOS001 chromosome 16, iyOsmLign1, whole genome shotgun sequence genome encodes:
- the LOC117601105 gene encoding uncharacterized protein LOC117601105, whose amino-acid sequence MTDVKSIGISQNQSQQAQQPQQQQQPQQQQSQSQPQQQQQQQSQPQQMMIATHDIQQQQNVQQQQQHVQQQSSQSQQVQQQAQQQVQSQQVQPQQQMQQQVQSQQQMQVQQQVQQQQQQQQQQQQQQQQQQSQQQQSNNGPHNVVPTQVQVQPQVAAIMPQQQGAVAVSMQHQQQGVGGVSMTLSGQQGATTITTMAAHPQAVQVIQQPMQNQAYHLQQLYNTQGTPLIMQGNLALHPAGINPSSIQVITAGKPFQSAAQLTPHMLTTASTPGQGGGHPAAGGTKVQGFPTGYLPVPTSATPGAGQALVFGQLGVLGSPQPPPSIQQQQQQQAASKQDQVQKYTTCTAAAPSGGRGGMQFAPWQFTPQVAWTGIQSPALLTNQIFIRGPTQPDMFIQSPQPIQAHNALATQQQIQGVQQIAAASGKPKVMDIQQQQQQQGKQSTGGQRPLSILPSSLHAVQAANIRAASSVSTQTVHGVQVQSGKGSGSSGKGRAKPLQSPQQPQQQSQQTMQQQHQQVFIQQKQHTQQQHQMQQQYQQQQVQASQQQQIQPKPIMTNMALQQQQQQQQPPPPPPGVVLGGERPIMPVVSVGGVGVTTSQMSQVPQSPMSAVQQLPLQAINSTIIGNQIVSGTSQVQTMSMINQSMDQQTHENNPTIMITSPDRSHQAECSLILPSTASTPITNEDNSKQVLKKEDSLPVTIEEVSIPQPETTDADQCKVPIKEEDNSVSKADDKSCNNPLAGLANTINSITNGIASEESVAIPVSVPVTANSKHVPPKAMVKPQVLTHVIEGFVIQEASEPFAVNRTSLNNTVNQDTSNILNRNNSSSEKENHDEPPRKKHAPNYPNDEDINNIQIGKCEGCGNLIDEQNIKLKKEKRFCSSGCAKSKKRERDRDGGEKQWTEIETDSKNEGDAMKKNGEEKSLSTTTTSSIDDTLPKVNPVKWTVNEVCDFIRGLPGCADYAEDFAIQEIDGQALMLLKEDHLMSAMSIKLGPALKIVARIDSMRVESLSNSNPTSNSS is encoded by the exons AAATGATGATTGCTACCCATGATATTCAACAGCAGCAAAATgtacaacagcaacagcagcatgTTCAGCAACAGTCATCTCAATCACAACAAGTTCAACAGCAAGCACAGCAACAAGTACAGTCTCAACAAGTTCAACCGCAACAACAAATGCAGCAACAAGTGCAATCACAACAGCAAATGCAAGTTCAACAACAAgttcagcagcagcagcagcagcagcaacagcagcagcagcagcagcagcagcaacagtcTCAGCAGCAACAGTCTAATAATGGACCCCATAATGTTGTTCCTACTCAAGTGCAAGTGCAACCACAGGTAGCAGCAATTATGCCTCAGCAACAAGGAGCTGTTGCAGTATCGATGCAACATCAACAACAAGGAGTTGGTGGTGTGTCTATGACCTTGTCTGGACAACAAGGAGCAACAACCATAACTACAATGGCTGCACATCCCCAAGCAGTACAAGTCATTCAGCAACCTATGCAAAATCAAGCATATCATTTACAGCAACTGTATAATACTCAAGGAACTCCATTAATAATGCAAGGAAATTTAGCTCTTCATCCTGCAGGCATTAATCCCTCTTCTATACAG GTTATAACAGCTGGAAAACCATTTCAATCAGCTGCTCAGTTGACACCTCACATGTTGACCACCGCATCAACACCGGGTCAAGGTGGAGGACATCCAGCAGCTGGTGGAACTAAAGTACAAGGCTTTCCAACAGGTTACTTACCGGTACCTACTTCTGCTACACCTGGTGCAGGACAGGCTCTAGTATTTGGTCAACTTGGTGTATTGGGTTCTCCGCAACCTCCTCCATCTatacaacaacagcaacaacaacaggcTGCAAGTAAACAAGATCAAGTACAAAAG TATACTACATGTACAGCAGCTGCACCATCCGGTGGAAGGGGTGGTATGCAATTTGCTCCCTGGCAATTCACACCCCAAGTTGCTTGGACTGGAATACAGTCACCAGCGCTTCTCACTAATCAGATATTCATTAGAGGTCCTACTCAACCTGATATGTTTATACAAAGTCCACAACCAATTCAAGCTCATAATG CACTGGCTACACAGCAACAAATTCAGGGAGTGCAACAGATAGCTGCAGCTAGTGGAAAACCGAAGGTAATGGATatacaacaacaacagcagcaacagggTAAACAGAGCACAGGCGGACAACGACCTTTGAGTATTTTGCCGTCCTCTCTACACGCAGTACAAGCTGCCAATATACGAGCAGCGAGTTCAGTTTCCACGCAAACTGTTCACGGAGTACAAGTACAG AGTGGAAAAGGAAGCGGTAGTAGCGGTAAAGGCCGTGCTAAACCACTGCAATCGCCGCAACAACCTCAACAACAGTCACAGCAAACGATGCAACAACAACATCAACAGGTTTTTATTCAACAGAAACAACATACGCAGCAGCAACACCAGATGCAGCAGCAATATCAACAGCAGCAAGTGCAGGCATCGCAACAGCAGCAAATACAGCCGAAACCAATAATGA CGAATATGGCtctgcaacaacaacaacaacaacaacaaccaccaccaccaccaccaggtGTAGTTCTAGGTGGTGAACGCCCAATAATGCCTGTGGTATCGGTAGGAGGAGTTGGAGTTACTACGTCTCAAATGAGTCAAGTACCACAATCTCCTATGTCTGCAGTTCAGCAGTTACCGTTACAA GCAATCAATTCGACAATAATTGGTAACCAAATAGTTAGCGGAACGTCACAAGTTCAGACGATGTCTATGATAAATCAATCAATGGATCAGCAAACACATGAAAATAATCCTACAATAATGATTACCTCACCGGATCGTAGTCATCAAGCTGAATGCTCTTTAATATTACCATCCACTGCTAGTACACCAATTACAAATGAAGACAATTCTAAGcaggttttgaaaaaagaagactCGCTACCAGTCACGATCGAAGAAGTTTCAATACCTCAACCCGAAACTACAG aTGCGGACCAATGTAAAGTACCtataaaagaagaagataatTCAGTTTCAAAGGCAGATGATAAATCTTGTAACAATCCTTTAGCAGGATTAGCAAATACAATTAATTCTATCACTAATGGTATAGCTAGTGAAGAATCTGTAGCAATTCCTGTTTCTGTACCAGTTACTGCAAACAGTAAACATGTGCCTCCAAAAGCAATGGTCAAACCGCAAGTCCTTACACACGTAATCGAGGGCTTTGTCATACAAGAAG caTCTGAACCATTTGCTGTTAACCGTACGTCGTTAAATAATACAGTTAATCAAGATACGAGTAATATTTTAAATCGTAATAATTCGTCCTCCGAAAAGGAAAATCACGATGAACCTCCGA GAAAGAAACATGCACCTAATTATCCCAACGACgaagatataaataatattcaaattgGAAAATGTGAAGGTTGTGGTAATTTAATAGACgagcaaaatattaaattaaagaaagaaaagagattcTGTTCCTCTGGTTGTGCAAAGAGCAAAAAACGTGAGAGAGATCGCGACGGTGGTGAGAAACAGTGGACTGAAATAGAGACTGACTCGAAAAATGAAGGAGATGCGATGAAGAAAAACGGAGAAGAGAAATCATTGTCGACTACAACTACTTCTTCCATTGACGATACACTGCCGAAGGTTAATCCTGTGAAATGGACG gTCAATGAAGTATGCGATTTCATACGTGGATTACCAGGTTGTGCCGATTATGCAGAAGACTTTGCCATTCAAGAGATAGATGGTCAAGCACTTATGTTGCTGAAAGAAGACCATCTTATGTCGGCAATGAGCATTAAATTGGGTCCCGCATTGAAAATCGTTGCAAGAATTGATTCAATGCGCGTGGAATCATTGTCAAATTCTAATCCTACGTCTAATAGCTCGTAA